Part of the Sphaerochaeta associata genome is shown below.
AAAGCCCGCCCCGATTCCCTGGATTTTATGGGGACCACCGTAGCCTTCGCTGAGCACGGGACTGGTGGCAGGCTCGACCGCCACGATCTTGACCGAAGGATTTTTTTCCTTGAGATACCGGCCGACCCCGGTGATGGTTCCACCGGTGCCTACCCCGGCTATGAACAGGTCCACCTTCTCTCCGCTGTCCGTCCATATTTCAGGACCGGTTGTGGCATAGTGAACACTCGGGTTGTCGGGGTTCTCGAATTGGGAGGGAATGAAGGAATCGGGGGTGTGGCGGGAGATTTCCTCAGCCTTGGCTATCGCCCCTTTCATCCCTAACGATCCGTCGGTGAGTATCAACTCCGCACCAAGGGCTGAAAGCAGCTTCCTGCGCTCTACACTCATTGTCTCGGGCATGGTAATGATAAGTTTATATCCCTTCACCGCTGCAATATAGGCAAGGCCAACGCCGGTATTTCCACTGGTCGGCTCAATAATAACCGAGCCGCTCTTCAACTGACCGCGTTTCTCTGCGCCTTCAATCATCGCCAGGGCGATACGGTCCTTCACACTGGAAAGAGGGTTGAAACTCTCGACCTTCACCAAGATCGTCGCCTTGGTTGTGTTGAGCCTGTTGAGTCGAATCAAAGGGGTGTTGCCGATTTTCTCGGTGATATTCTGATATATGCGTGCACTCATGCTAAGCAGCCTCCTCCCGGTACGGGTTATATCCTAGTAAGTTTGTAGATATAATAGTAATTACAAGATGCTCCTTCGTCAAGCCCCTCTTTCCTAAATAACATAGGTGAACCACTGCGCTTTGGTGACCTCACTGAGCGATAACCCCTCGAAGACCTTCTTCACCTCTTGGTCGAGTTTCTGATAGAAATGCAACCGGATCACCCGTTCAATGGCATTCTCCTCACCTTGAGGGGGTTCTTCAAAAGCAATGTTGCCTTCCAACAAATCCAGGACATCGTAAATCATGATCGCTTCAGCACTGCGTTCGAGCAAATACCCGCCGCCGGAACCTTTCACCGAAGTCAAGAAACCTCCGCGGGTGAGCAGCAAAGCCACCTGCTGTAAATATTTCTCACTCAAGGCTTGACGCTTGGCCACCACCGTCAGGGCGATCGGTCCTTCATTGGAATGCTCGGCGATATCAACGAGCAGCCTCAGGCCATACCGGCCGCGTGTAGAAATTTTCATATACCACCCCCCGCCTCACTCTCCACCAGATGGGAGGCCAACTCTTCTATGGTCACCTGATTGGAAAAATCCACGACGGCACTTTGCAACAAGGACCAGATTTGATGCGTCTTACAGGCATCGGTACGGGTGCAGTTCTTACAGGGAGCCGGTTCGAAATCACCCTCGCTGGCAGTAAGCACCTCTTTGCAGGTTATATCGGCCTTGGCAAGACGGTATCCACCCTGCACCCCGCGTTCAGCCTGCACAAGACCTGCACGGCGAAGCGGAATCATCAGCTGCTCAAGGTAACCACTGCTGATGCCGGTGGCTTCACTGATACTGCGAATGCTGCAGTTATCCCTGCACGTGGCCAGATAGACCATGGTTTGGAGGGAGTATCTTCCTTTTGTCGATAATTTCATATCTAGAAGGTATCAGTACCATAGATGCACGTCAAGCAGTCTATAAGCTTTCCAATGTTCCTCCAAAGTAAAACTTGTGATACAATCAGTACCTGATTGGGGTTGTGACCGCAACTGCAAGCATTACTTCATCATATATTGCAAGGATTCCTTATGAATTTACTTCTACTTGTTCTACTCCATGTGGTTGGAGCCCTTGGCGGTCTGTTGCTGAGAAAACTCCGACTCCCGGCAGGAGCTCTTGTCGGAGCCATGCTGGGTGTCATGATTTTCAATAGTTTCACCACCCTGGTACCCTCCTATCCCCACGAATTGAGAATCCTCGTGCAAATCGTCTCGGGGCTGGTCATCGGCACCCGTTTTTCCCGATCCGATGTGCAATCACTGAGGACCATGGCCCTTCCGGTCATCGTGTTGGTCACGGTTCTGCTTGCGACCAACCTGGTGTTCGCCTTCCTGATGGAGCACTTCACCTCGCTCAGCTTTATGACATCGTTCTTTGCCTGTGCTCCCGGGGGTGTCTCCGACCTCGCCCTCGTAGCAACCGATTTCGGTGCAGTAATGGAACATGTCGCCCTGCTGCAGCTCTTCAGACTCACCTTGGTGATCATAGTCTTTCCACCGATGATCCGTGCCATGCTGAAAATCAAGCAGCCCGGCAACCATCTCGATCAGAGCGAAATACCGAGAGCGAACAAACAAACGAAGTCGTTGCGCCACTATGCGCTGACCTTTCTCTGCGCTCTCGCCGGCGGCCTGCTTCTCTACGTTCTCAAGATTCCCGCCGGAGCCATCCTGGGTTCGATCGTTGCTGTAGCCATACTCAACGTGGCAAGGCAGAATGCTGTGTATCCGAGCAGCGTGAAAGTGCTCGTACAGATATTCGCCGGTACGTACATCGGCAGTAAAATCACCGCCCAGACATTCTTGGAAGTGAACATCCTGCTCGTTCCCTCATTCATTCTCACCCTGGAACTCTTTGTAATGGCCTTCCTGACCGCCTACATCCTTCACAAGGTCTGCAGGATGGACTGGGCTACAGCCCTTTTCTCCTCCACTCCAGGCGGCATACAGGAAATGGGGCTCATCAGCGACGAGTTGGGACTACAAACCCCCAAGATAGTCCTGATGCATACATTCCGCATCCTGGCCGTCCTGGGGGTTCTTCCCGTCCTAGCAGGGTTGTTCGGTTGAACTAGGCTGGATTGTAGAGATTGGAAGTCGGAAACCGAGGCTCGCTGGTCACATTCAGCACAAGCTTGCGCAACCCCGAAGAGTCGCCGGACGAGGGGATATGGGTCATATGAACCTCACAAGCATTGAGGAGGGGAAGCACTGCCGAAGCCTTCTTCGCCTCCCCGCTGATAGCACAGCTCATAGCCAGACAGATGAGCACCTCATCCAGGTTCAGGCTCACACCCCTGCCCTTCAGAACATCACGTTTCATGGCGGTCACCGACTGCACAATGGCCGGTGGAATGAGATCCACCTCATGGTCGATATTCGCCAGCACCTTCACAGCATTTAAAATCAATGCCGAGGAAGCGTGCAGGAACGGAGAGTTGCAACCTGTCACGATACGCCCGTCGGGAAGTTCGATTGCAGCAGCGCAGACAATGCCGTTAAGGCCCTTGCCCCTGGCAATACCATCCTCCAGAGCTTTTTGTGCTGCAGGAACAACTGACCGGTCATTGATGGAAAGCTTCGCTCCCTCCATGATGGATCGACTGCGTTCCACCGTCTCCTTACTGCCGATTCCTTGCACATACTCGCAGGCGGCACGGTAATATCGACGAATGATTTCCTGCTGGCCCGCCTTGCGAACCACTGCATCGTTGATGATGCCAAACCCGCAGCGGTTGACACCCATATCGGTAGGACTCTTGTAGAGACAATCGGTACCGGTGATCTTACTCAAGATCCTGTTCAGCAGCGGATACGCTTCCAAATCACGGGAGTAATTGACCGTAATGGCTCCATAGGCACTGGCATGAAAATGGTCGATGAGATTCTTGTCCCCCAAATCGGCGGTCGCGCTTTCATAAGCGATGTTTACTGGGTGGTCGATCGGCAGGTTCCAGATCGGGAAAGTCTCGAACTTGGAGTAGCCGCTGCGCCTGCCATCCTTGTAGTCATGGTACATTTGGGAAAGACAGGTTCCCAGCTTTCCCGATCCAGGGCCTGGACCGGTGACAATGACAACAGGATGCTCGGTCTCAATATACGGGTTCGCTCCGTAGCCTTCGTCGCTGACGATCAGGTCAACGTCGTTGGGATACCCGCGTGTCGCCTTATGGGTGTATACGGTAATACCGCGCTGCTCAAGAAGATTCTTGAAGTGTACAGCCCCCGGCTCCTCATCGAAGCGGGTGATGACCACACGGGTGACCGTCAGACCCCACTTGGAGAAGTCGTCGATCATCTTGAAGACATCGGTGTCGTAGGTGATACCGAAGTCGCTTCGCATTTTGCGTCGTTCAATGTCTCCGCTGTGGATGCAGATGATGACGTCGATTTGGTCTTTCAATGACTGAAACACCCGCATCTTCACATTCGGATCGAAGCCCGGGAGCACCCGGGCTGCATGATAATCGAAGAGTAATTTCCCCCCGCATTCGAGATAGAGCTTTCCGTCGCTCTGCTTCACCCGTTCAAGGATGAAGTGCCTTTGTTCACAAAGGTACTTCTCGTTGTCAAACCCAATCTCCATGCTTTCCACCCCTAAAATTTTACTTGCTCTGCGATTGCATCAGCAGTTTTCTGATCAAACAATGCTGCGATGACAGCCAGGGAAAAATGCAAGGCACTGCCGGCTGCCTGGGCGGTTATCAGCCTGTCGTCTGTTATAACCTTCTCATTCTCCAGTTTCAAACCAGGGCAGAGTTCCTCTGTTGATGGATACCCGGTCACCCGCTTTCCCTCAAGAAGCCCCGTCTTGCCCAAGACGACTGCAGGAGCAGCGCAGATGGCCGCAACATACCCCGTTTGGGCTGTCTTAATCACCGCCTCCATCACACTGAAGGAGGAAGCAAGGTTTTGAGAACCCTTGCCGCCGCCGGGCAGAACCACACAGTCAAACACTTCATCCATGCACTCACTGAGCAGTCGATCGCAACCGACAACCAAACCGTGCGAGCCTTTAACCATCAAATCATCAAGGCCGGCAACCACAACCTTCGCTCCGCTTCGCCTGAGCAAATCGATGGGTGTGACCGCTTCCACTTCTTCAAAGCCTTCAGCAAGAATAACCAATACAGATGGAACCATACCATCCCCCTTATCTACAGCGGCTGAACACTACCGCCTTCGAGTCGAGCCTTGCGAAGCAATTCGCAAGCATGCACCAATATCCTTTGGGTTTCGTCCCATCCGATGCAGGCATCGGTGACGGAAACCCCATACTTGAGATTCGCCAAATCATCGGGAATTTTCTGGCAACCAGGCAGGAGATTGCTCTCCAGCATGAAACCGCGGATGGCTTTTTCCCCCCAGCACACCTGATCGATGATCGAACGCAGCACCCGCTTCTGCCTTTCGTAGTTCTTGCGGGAGTTTGAGTGACTGCAATCGACGATGATGGCCGGCTCGAGGCCTTCCTTCTCAAGAAGCAGGCGTGCACTCTCTACATCATCCTCATAGTAGTTGGGACTCTGGTCGCCGCCGCGAAGGATGAGATGGCAACAGTCGTTGCCGGTGGTGCGGAAGATTGCGCTTGCGCCCTTCCCGTCCATACCTATGAACGAGGCCGGCTGGTAGGCACTCTTGATTGCATTGACTGCGGTGACCAAATCACCGCTGGTGCTGTTCTTGAACCCCACTGCAACGCTCAAGCCGCTGGCAAGATTTCGATGAATCTGGCTCTCGGTGGTTCTGGCTCCGATACTCGACCAACTCATCAGCTCATCGATGTATTGGGGAATGATTGGATCGAGCACCTCACACCCAACAGGCAGGCCGAGTTTGACGATTTCCAGCAGCAGGGACCTGGCCAAGGCGATGCCTCCGCCGATGTCGTAGCTTCCATCCATCTTCGGATCAAGGATTAGTCCCTTCCATCCTCCGACCGTCCGGGGTTTCTCAAAATAGGTGCGCATCACTACAAACATCTCATCCTCGATGTCGCGGGAGAGAGTTTTCAGCTTTTTCGCATAATCGAGTGCGGCAACAGGGTCATGAAGAGAGCAGGGACCTACGATTGCCAACAATCGCCGGTCCCTTCCCTGGATGATATCATTTACAGTCTGCCGAGTCTGGTGTATCGAGTCGCTGGTTGCCTCATCCACGGGGAACTGTGTGTACAGTTCATCGGGGGTGGCAAGAGCCTCCACCTTTCGAATCCTGATGTCTACGTTTGCCATGGTTTTTCCTTTCGAAAGATATACCACACCAACGGCTCAAGACTCAAGTCTGTGGTTTCTCCTTTGACCCATCATCTTTGATTCTCGAGTAGAGGAATCGTTTGATCTTCTGGGTCGGAGTGCGCTGGAAGGGCTCCTCCTGCAGCTCGACGGCACTGATCCTGCTGAAAGCACTGAGCTCCTTGTTGACATCCTCACGAAGCTTGGCCACGTACTTGAGGGCTTCGGTTTTTGCATCGTTGACGTTGATCGCCATTTTCTGGGCGAACATATCAAAGTCAATCTTGACCAAGGCGATGAGGCCACCGTGCTCGGGTACCACCAACGATTCGGTGACAAAACTCTGGTTGTTGATGACCGCCTCGATAAGCTCGGGATAGATGTTCTCACCCCCGCTTCCCAGGATCATCGTCTTGGTTCTTCCCTTGATGGAGAGCCTGCCGTGCTTGTCCAAATGGCCAAGGTCGCCGGTACGGAAGTAGCCGTCACTGGTGAAAACCTCGGCGTTGAGGGAGGGATTGTCGTAATAGCCCTGCATGACGTTGGGTCCCTTGACCAGGATCTCACCCACACCCGTGGCAGGATCGGGGTTTTCAAGTTTGACATCCACATGTTCCACCAATTTCCCGATGGCTCCGACATAGTGCTTCTTCGGCTGTCCTCCGGCGATCAAGGGAGAGGTCTCGGTCAGACCGTAGCCGATGGCATACGGGAACTTTGCATCGCTGAGGAACTGCTCAACCTCGCGGTCCAATGGAGCCCCCCCGATACCAAAGAACTTGAGCCTTCCGCCGAACGTCATTTTCAGCTTGCGGCCGATGACGCGGCAGATGAACCGCCGCACCACTGGATACTTAAGCCATTTTTCCAAGTTCTTGTTGTCCCTGAGCACCGGCAGGACCGAGCTGCGGTACACCTTCTCCATGAGCAGGGGAACAGTCATGACGATACGTGGACGGACTTCCTTGAGAGCAGGGAGCAGAACCGACGGTGCCGGGGCCTTGCCCAGGTAGACAATCTCACAACCCCGCATCAGTTCCAGAATCTGACCGGTGGTGAATTCATACACATGGCTGATGGGAAGAATGGAAAGAACCTTGTCACCGGGTTTCAGATTCACATATACATCGGTGGAGATGTCTGCATTCCACACCAGATTCTTGTGGGTGAGCATGACACCCTTGCTGTTTCCGGTTGTCCCGCTGGTATAGATCAAGGAGGCGAGATCCTCTTCCCTGGCAAGCGAAGAGAGCCTGAGCTGCTCGGCCTTCTTGTCCAGCTTGCGACGCCTGATATCCCGTCCGGGGGCTGCAGCAAACTGTTGGCGGTCCACCAGCTGACTGCTGATGGGATCGGGAATATGGAAGAGATCCTCCATTCTCACCAACATCGATGGATTGTCCTTTACAAACGGAATCACCTTCTCAAAATGCTTTGCATTGACAACCACACCCTTGGCCTTGGAGTGGGCCAATATCTGACACGCTTCCTTGGCCGAGAAATCGGGAAGCACAGGCACCGCCGTACATCCGATGCTTGTTATGCCGAAATACGCGATCAACCATGTGGGGCAGCTTTCACCGAGGAGTGCGATGCGGTCGCCGCGAACGAATCCATGCTCGAGGAGA
Proteins encoded:
- the cysK gene encoding cysteine synthase A, whose translation is MSARIYQNITEKIGNTPLIRLNRLNTTKATILVKVESFNPLSSVKDRIALAMIEGAEKRGQLKSGSVIIEPTSGNTGVGLAYIAAVKGYKLIITMPETMSVERRKLLSALGAELILTDGSLGMKGAIAKAEEISRHTPDSFIPSQFENPDNPSVHYATTGPEIWTDSGEKVDLFIAGVGTGGTITGVGRYLKEKNPSVKIVAVEPATSPVLSEGYGGPHKIQGIGAGFVPATLDRSVIDEIYTVEDAKAGEAARQAAKLDGLLVGISSGAALSAALTYAQRDEWAGKTIVVMLPDTGERYLSTWLFSEA
- a CDS encoding RrF2 family transcriptional regulator; amino-acid sequence: MKISTRGRYGLRLLVDIAEHSNEGPIALTVVAKRQALSEKYLQQVALLLTRGGFLTSVKGSGGGYLLERSAEAIMIYDVLDLLEGNIAFEEPPQGEENAIERVIRLHFYQKLDQEVKKVFEGLSLSEVTKAQWFTYVI
- a CDS encoding RrF2 family transcriptional regulator, producing MKLSTKGRYSLQTMVYLATCRDNCSIRSISEATGISSGYLEQLMIPLRRAGLVQAERGVQGGYRLAKADITCKEVLTASEGDFEPAPCKNCTRTDACKTHQIWSLLQSAVVDFSNQVTIEELASHLVESEAGGGI
- a CDS encoding AbrB family transcriptional regulator gives rise to the protein MNLLLLVLLHVVGALGGLLLRKLRLPAGALVGAMLGVMIFNSFTTLVPSYPHELRILVQIVSGLVIGTRFSRSDVQSLRTMALPVIVLVTVLLATNLVFAFLMEHFTSLSFMTSFFACAPGGVSDLALVATDFGAVMEHVALLQLFRLTLVIIVFPPMIRAMLKIKQPGNHLDQSEIPRANKQTKSLRHYALTFLCALAGGLLLYVLKIPAGAILGSIVAVAILNVARQNAVYPSSVKVLVQIFAGTYIGSKITAQTFLEVNILLVPSFILTLELFVMAFLTAYILHKVCRMDWATALFSSTPGGIQEMGLISDELGLQTPKIVLMHTFRILAVLGVLPVLAGLFG
- a CDS encoding DUF1846 domain-containing protein is translated as MEIGFDNEKYLCEQRHFILERVKQSDGKLYLECGGKLLFDYHAARVLPGFDPNVKMRVFQSLKDQIDVIICIHSGDIERRKMRSDFGITYDTDVFKMIDDFSKWGLTVTRVVITRFDEEPGAVHFKNLLEQRGITVYTHKATRGYPNDVDLIVSDEGYGANPYIETEHPVVIVTGPGPGSGKLGTCLSQMYHDYKDGRRSGYSKFETFPIWNLPIDHPVNIAYESATADLGDKNLIDHFHASAYGAITVNYSRDLEAYPLLNRILSKITGTDCLYKSPTDMGVNRCGFGIINDAVVRKAGQQEIIRRYYRAACEYVQGIGSKETVERSRSIMEGAKLSINDRSVVPAAQKALEDGIARGKGLNGIVCAAAIELPDGRIVTGCNSPFLHASSALILNAVKVLANIDHEVDLIPPAIVQSVTAMKRDVLKGRGVSLNLDEVLICLAMSCAISGEAKKASAVLPLLNACEVHMTHIPSSGDSSGLRKLVLNVTSEPRFPTSNLYNPA
- a CDS encoding DJ-1 family glyoxalase III translates to MVPSVLVILAEGFEEVEAVTPIDLLRRSGAKVVVAGLDDLMVKGSHGLVVGCDRLLSECMDEVFDCVVLPGGGKGSQNLASSFSVMEAVIKTAQTGYVAAICAAPAVVLGKTGLLEGKRVTGYPSTEELCPGLKLENEKVITDDRLITAQAAGSALHFSLAVIAALFDQKTADAIAEQVKF
- a CDS encoding 3-deoxy-7-phosphoheptulonate synthase — encoded protein: MANVDIRIRKVEALATPDELYTQFPVDEATSDSIHQTRQTVNDIIQGRDRRLLAIVGPCSLHDPVAALDYAKKLKTLSRDIEDEMFVVMRTYFEKPRTVGGWKGLILDPKMDGSYDIGGGIALARSLLLEIVKLGLPVGCEVLDPIIPQYIDELMSWSSIGARTTESQIHRNLASGLSVAVGFKNSTSGDLVTAVNAIKSAYQPASFIGMDGKGASAIFRTTGNDCCHLILRGGDQSPNYYEDDVESARLLLEKEGLEPAIIVDCSHSNSRKNYERQKRVLRSIIDQVCWGEKAIRGFMLESNLLPGCQKIPDDLANLKYGVSVTDACIGWDETQRILVHACELLRKARLEGGSVQPL
- a CDS encoding AMP-binding protein, giving the protein MKKNRKKKEEKRQVWSYRTIRKLKREDGLTMKAVTSYTMESVVECTVSRNAKRIALRTYGEDEGEVTYAQLKAMKDAIGVFLLEHGFVRGDRIALLGESCPTWLIAYFGITSIGCTAVPVLPDFSAKEACQILAHSKAKGVVVNAKHFEKVIPFVKDNPSMLVRMEDLFHIPDPISSQLVDRQQFAAAPGRDIRRRKLDKKAEQLRLSSLAREEDLASLIYTSGTTGNSKGVMLTHKNLVWNADISTDVYVNLKPGDKVLSILPISHVYEFTTGQILELMRGCEIVYLGKAPAPSVLLPALKEVRPRIVMTVPLLMEKVYRSSVLPVLRDNKNLEKWLKYPVVRRFICRVIGRKLKMTFGGRLKFFGIGGAPLDREVEQFLSDAKFPYAIGYGLTETSPLIAGGQPKKHYVGAIGKLVEHVDVKLENPDPATGVGEILVKGPNVMQGYYDNPSLNAEVFTSDGYFRTGDLGHLDKHGRLSIKGRTKTMILGSGGENIYPELIEAVINNQSFVTESLVVPEHGGLIALVKIDFDMFAQKMAINVNDAKTEALKYVAKLREDVNKELSAFSRISAVELQEEPFQRTPTQKIKRFLYSRIKDDGSKEKPQT